The Anolis carolinensis isolate JA03-04 chromosome 2, rAnoCar3.1.pri, whole genome shotgun sequence genome has a window encoding:
- the nr2f1 gene encoding COUP transcription factor 1 isoform X2 — MAMDFWLSGKQLGAVQRGRMPPSQPNPGQYALTNGDPLNGHCYLSGYISLLLRAEPYPTSRYGSQCMQPNNIMGIENICELAARLLFSAVEWARNIPFFPDLQITDQVALLRLTWSELFVLNAAQCSMPLHVAPLLAAAGLHASPMSADRVVAFMDHIRIFQEQVEKLKALHVDSAEYSCLKAIVLFTSDACGLSDAAHIESLQEKSQCALEEYVRSQYPNQPSRFGKLLLRLPSLRTVSSSVIEQLFFVRLVGKTPIETLIRDMLLSGSSFNWPYMSIQCS; from the exons ATGGCCATGGATTTCTGGCTCTCTGGAAAGCAGCTTGGAG CGGTTCAGCGAGGCAGGATGCCTCCGAGCCAGCCGAACCCGGGCCAGTACGCGCTGACCAACGGCGACCCGCTGAATGGGCACTGCTACCTGTCGGGCTACATCTCGCTGCTGCTGCGGGCCGAGCCCTACCCGACGTCGCGCTACGGGAGCCAGTGCATGCAGCCCAACAACATCATGGGCATCGAGAACATCTGCGAGCTGGCGGCGCGGCTGCTCTTCAGCGCCGTCGAGTGGGCGCGCAACATCCCCTTCTTCCCGGACCTGCAGATCACCGACCAGGTGGCCCTGCTGCGCCTCACCTGGAGCGAGCTCTTCGTGCTCAACGCCGCCCAGTGCTCCATGCCGCTGCACGTGGCCCCGCTCCTGGCCGCCGCCGGCCTCCACGCCTCGCCCATGTCCGCCGACCGCGTGGTGGCCTTCATGGACCACATCCGCATCTTCCAGGAGCAGGTGGAGAAGCTCAAGGCGCTGCACGTCGACTCCGCCGAGTACAGCTGCCTCAAAGCCATCGTCCTCTTCACCTCAG ACGCGTGTGGCCTGTCGGACGCGGCGCACATCGAGAGCCTGCAGGAGAAGTCCCAGTGCGCGCTGGAGGAGTACGTGCGGAGCCAGTACCCGAACCAGCCCAGCCGCTTCGGGAAGCTGCTCCTGCGGCTGCCTTCGCTGCGCACCGTCTCCTCCTCGGTCATCGAGCAGCTCTTCTTCGTCCGCTTGGTAGGTAAAACCCCCATCGAGACGCTCATCCGAGACATGCTGCTCTCCGGCAGCAGCTTCAACTGGCCTTACATGTCCATCCAGTGCTCCTAG
- the nr2f1 gene encoding COUP transcription factor 1 isoform X1: MAMVVSSWRDAQEEVAGGGPAGAGAQPGRDPQQQGASAAPHTPQTPNQPGAPSTPGDKGQPQQGSGQGQGQQGQQQQHIECVVCGDKSSGKHYGQFTCEGCKSFFKRSVRRNLTYTCRANRNCPIDQHHRNQCQYCRLKKCLKVGMRREAVQRGRMPPSQPNPGQYALTNGDPLNGHCYLSGYISLLLRAEPYPTSRYGSQCMQPNNIMGIENICELAARLLFSAVEWARNIPFFPDLQITDQVALLRLTWSELFVLNAAQCSMPLHVAPLLAAAGLHASPMSADRVVAFMDHIRIFQEQVEKLKALHVDSAEYSCLKAIVLFTSDACGLSDAAHIESLQEKSQCALEEYVRSQYPNQPSRFGKLLLRLPSLRTVSSSVIEQLFFVRLVGKTPIETLIRDMLLSGSSFNWPYMSIQCS; the protein is encoded by the exons ATGGCAATGGTAGTTAGCAGCTGGCGAGATGCGCAGGAGGAGGTGGCCGGGGGCGGCCCGGCGGGAGCGGGGGCCCAGCCCGGGCGGGACCCGCAGCAGCAAGGGGCCTCGGCGGCGCCCCACACGCCCCAGACCCCCAACCAGCCGGGCGCGCCCTCCACGCCGGGAGACAAGGGCCAGCCCCAGCAGGGCTCCGGGCAAGGCCAAGGACAGCAgggccagcagcagcagcacatcgAGTGCGTGGTCTGCGGGGACAAGTCCAGCGGGAAGCACTACGGGCAGTTCACCTGCGAAGGCTGCAAAAGTTTCTTCAAGCGGAGCGTCCGCAGGAACTTAACGTACACTTGCCGCGCCAACCGGAACTGTCCCATCGACCAGCACCACCGCAACCAGTGCCAATACTGCCGCCTCAAGAAGTGCCTCAAAGTGGGCATGAGGCGGGAAG CGGTTCAGCGAGGCAGGATGCCTCCGAGCCAGCCGAACCCGGGCCAGTACGCGCTGACCAACGGCGACCCGCTGAATGGGCACTGCTACCTGTCGGGCTACATCTCGCTGCTGCTGCGGGCCGAGCCCTACCCGACGTCGCGCTACGGGAGCCAGTGCATGCAGCCCAACAACATCATGGGCATCGAGAACATCTGCGAGCTGGCGGCGCGGCTGCTCTTCAGCGCCGTCGAGTGGGCGCGCAACATCCCCTTCTTCCCGGACCTGCAGATCACCGACCAGGTGGCCCTGCTGCGCCTCACCTGGAGCGAGCTCTTCGTGCTCAACGCCGCCCAGTGCTCCATGCCGCTGCACGTGGCCCCGCTCCTGGCCGCCGCCGGCCTCCACGCCTCGCCCATGTCCGCCGACCGCGTGGTGGCCTTCATGGACCACATCCGCATCTTCCAGGAGCAGGTGGAGAAGCTCAAGGCGCTGCACGTCGACTCCGCCGAGTACAGCTGCCTCAAAGCCATCGTCCTCTTCACCTCAG ACGCGTGTGGCCTGTCGGACGCGGCGCACATCGAGAGCCTGCAGGAGAAGTCCCAGTGCGCGCTGGAGGAGTACGTGCGGAGCCAGTACCCGAACCAGCCCAGCCGCTTCGGGAAGCTGCTCCTGCGGCTGCCTTCGCTGCGCACCGTCTCCTCCTCGGTCATCGAGCAGCTCTTCTTCGTCCGCTTGGTAGGTAAAACCCCCATCGAGACGCTCATCCGAGACATGCTGCTCTCCGGCAGCAGCTTCAACTGGCCTTACATGTCCATCCAGTGCTCCTAG